The Candidatus Cloacimonadota bacterium nucleotide sequence ATTGGGAATTACAATGAGGGTATCTACATATTCACTAAGATGGCGAATTCCATGATCTGAGTTCTCGGCACGTTTTTTCCCTTCAAAGGGGAAGGGAGTTGTAACAATACCAAGAGTTAAAATGCCCATCTCGCGGGCAATTTTGGCTATAATAGGAGTAGCCCCAGTTCCAGTTCCACCACCCATGCCTGCAGCTAAGAATACCATATCGGCACCGTCCAGATGGGACTTTATGTCGTCTTTAGACTCTTCCGCACTGCGAGATCCCACCTCCGGATTTGCTCCGGTGCCAAGCCCGCGCGTAAGTTTTTTTCCTAATTGCAGTTTCATCTTAGCTTTGCTTTTGGTAAGATCGTCGGCATCGGTATTTGCGGCAATGAATTCCACACCATTAAGCTCATTCTCAATCATGGTATTAATGGCATTTCCCCCCGCTCCGCCAATTCCAATAATCTTGATGTTGGTTCCCACTTGTGCTGGTCTTTCATCAAATTCAATCATTATTCCCCCTTAGGTAAAGTCTTTAATTATTTTTTTGAGTTTATCTACAAATTTACTGTTGCCCAAATTTGAAAGATTTAGGCTGCGAGATTGTGGTTCGTTTTCAAAGCCTGCGGCATAGTATAAAATCCCCACTGCAGTAGCAAAAGCAGGATCGTCCAGGCGAGAACAGCCACCTTCCAAACGAGAAAGATCTGGATTTGCAATTTTTACCTGCAAATTGAAGGCATTGTATATGGCTGTATCCATTCCCTGTAGTTTTGCACTGCCGCCACAAAGAATTACGCCAGCAGTAACCAATTCTGGAGTGTAGAAATCTTTACTGCGATTATAACACATTGCCAGCATTTCCTCTACGCGATGTTGTATAACATGGCTCACTAGGTATTGGGGACGGCGAGATCCTGCTCTGCCGCTAATACCCTCTACTTCTATTTCCAAAGATTGATCTACATCGCTGGCAATTGCATTTCCAAATTGAGTTTTGATGTATTCTGCACTTGCCAAAGTGGTTTTTAGCCCAATTGCCAAATCTTCGGTGATAGATTGCCCCGCCATAGGTATAACCAAAACCTTTTCAAGGGCACCCCTGTTATATATGGAAATATCGCAGGTTCCACCGCCTACATCCATAAGAATTGCACCCAGCCTGCGCTCATCCTCCGAAAGTATGCTGCTGCTAAGCGCAACATGGGTTAGCACATAGTTATCGGGATCCATTTCGTAACCGGCAAGCTCTATGCATTTACTAAGATTTCGCATTGGTGTAAGTTCGGAAAGAATGGTGAGCACTTTTGCCGTAAGATGAAATCCACTCATATTAACCGGATTGTGGATGTCGTCTTGCGAATCGATTATGTAATCGTGA carries:
- the ftsA gene encoding cell division protein FtsA, encoding MKSSIITALDIGSTMVRTVIAKTLAGERLEVLGIGECSSEGIQRGIVKDIQALSEQISKSISDAEKAADTDAKNIYTNITGDHIRTQLGDGRISIPSETPNEPGEISIEHVEQVINDAKNSIKIQKGYERHKILHGIPHDYIIDSQDDIHNPVNMSGFHLTAKVLTILSELTPMRNLSKCIELAGYEMDPDNYVLTHVALSSSILSEDERRLGAILMDVGGGTCDISIYNRGALEKVLVIPMAGQSITEDLAIGLKTTLASAEYIKTQFGNAIASDVDQSLEIEVEGISGRAGSRRPQYLVSHVIQHRVEEMLAMCYNRSKDFYTPELVTAGVILCGGSAKLQGMDTAIYNAFNLQVKIANPDLSRLEGGCSRLDDPAFATAVGILYYAAGFENEPQSRSLNLSNLGNSKFVDKLKKIIKDFT